ACGCGCTCGGCAACCCGATCGCCGCCGGCGTGCGCAAGAGCGTGGCGCCGCAGCCCGGCAGCGACGTGGAGCTGACGATCGACCGCAACATCCAGCAGATGTGCGAGCAGGAGTTGAAGGCCGGCATCGACAAGACGCACGCCACGGGCGGCACCTGCATCGTCATGGACCCCAACACTGGCGCGATCCTGGCGATGGACGACGAGCCCAGCTTCAAGCTCTCGACCCTTGACCTCAGCGCCGACCCGCAGGGCGAGGGCTTCAAAGACGGCGCCGTGACCGACATCTACGAGCCCGGCTCCGTCTTCAAGCTGTTCACCATGTCCGCCGGCATCGACTCTGGCAAGGTGAACCCGAACACGACCTACATCGACACCTGCCAGGTGGTGGTGTCGCAGCGCATCTTCCACAACTGGGACTACTCCTGCAACGGCCCCACGACGATGACCACGGTGCTGGTGCGCAGCCTCAACCTGGGCACGCTCTGGCTGACGACCAAAGTGCTGGGGCCGGACCTCTTCTACCAGTATGTGCGCGCCTTCGGCTTCGGCGAGCCCACCGGCTCCGGCCTCAGCGGCGACGCCAGCGGCATCGTGCGCAGCAACGCCGACACCGCCTGGTCGCTGGCCGACCTCGCCTCCAACAGCTTCGGCCAGGGCATCTCCGTCTCGGCGCTGCAGATGATCACCGGCGTGGCCGCGATCGTGAACGGCGGGAATCTCATGCAGCCGTATGTCGTCAAGGACGTGCGCAGCAACGGCACCACGCGCGTCACGCAGCCCACGGTGCGCCGCCGCGTGATCTCCAGCGAATCGGCGGCGACGATCCGCGACATGATGAAGCTGGTACTGCAGGCGAACACCTTCGCGCCGGTGCCCGGCTACACGGCCGGCGGCAAATCGGGCACGGCCTACGTGCCGACCGTGAAAACCAAGACCAGCGCCGGCGACGCCTACGCGCAGGAGGTGACGATCCCTTCGTACATCGGCTTCGCGCCGTTCGACCATCCGCGCGTGCTCATTTACGTCAAGTTGGATAACCTGAAGAGCGCTGATTTCGGCGGCGTGCTCACGGCGCCGATGTTCTCGCACCTGGCCAGCGAGATCCTGACGTATCTGGACGTTCCTCCGGACCGGCCGCTTCCCGCCGCGACCGAGACCAACGCCGCGGGGAGATAAGCAATGCCGATCGCTTCGCCCGGCCAACCGCGGCCGGCGCACGCATGGGAAACGCGGCAGACACGGCCGCAACTCGCGGGACACGCGGCGCCGGCCGCGACGGTTGCGCGTTCGTGACCAGGGCGCTGGTGAGCGGCGTGGTGGCGCTGATCATCGCCATCCTGCTCGGCGGGCCGGTGGTGCGCCAGCTCGAGGCGCGCAAGCTGGGCAAGGCGATCAGCGAGTATCTGCCCAGCTCGCACCAGATCAAGGCCGGCGTGCCCACGATGGGCGGCCTGATCATCTTCCTCACGGTGCTGCTGGTGACGGTGCCCTTCAACCTCGCCGGGCGCTGGTCGATCCTGCTGCCCTTCGCCATGATCGGCGCCACGGGGCTGATCGGCTTCGTGGACGACCTCGGCTCGCTGCAGGGGCGCGCCCGCGCCGGGCTGAGCTGGCGGCTGAAGTTCGGCCTGGTGGCGCTGCTGGCACTCGTCGCCGGCTTCGTGCTCTACTTCCCGCTCAAAGTCCACCGCGTGGCCGTGCCCTACTACGGCCACCTGGACCTCGGCTGGGGCATCGTCCCGCTGGCGGTGCTGATCATCGTGCTCACCACCAGCGCCGTGGCCGTGACCGACGGACTGGACATGCTGGCCGGCGGCACCAGCGTCTTCGCCTTCGCGGCCTACGGCATCGTCGCCGCCGTCCAGGGGCAGCCGTTCCTGGGCGCCTTCTGCTTCACCGTGGTCGGCGCCACGCTGGGCTTCATCTATCACAACGCCTACCCGGCGCGGGTGATCATGGGCGACACGGGCGCCCTGGCGCTGGGCTCCAGCCTCGCCGTCGTGGCGCTGATGACGGAGCAGTGGCTGGTGCTGCCGATCATCGGTGTCGTCTTCGTGGTCGAGGCGGCGAGCGACGTGCTGCAGATCGGCTACTTCAAGTACAGCCACGGCAAGCGCATCCTGCGCAAGGCGCCGCTGCATCATCACTTCGAGATGGGCGGCTGGTCGGAGGTCCAGGTCGTGATCCGCTTCTGGCTGGCCGGCATCGCCGGGGCGATGATCGGCGTGGCGCTGGCGATCAAGGTGTCGTGATGATGAACGACGGCGAGCTGCAGGGCCGGCCGGTCGCCGTGCTCGGCGCCGGCATCGAAGGGCGCGACCTGGCGCGCTTCCTCAGCGCACGGGGCGCCCGTGTCACGGTCTTCGACACGCGCCAGGCGCCGGCGATCGCCGGCGCCGTGATCGAACTGGACGCGCTGGGCGCGGAGACACGGCTTGGCCCGATCGACGCGGCCGCGGCCGACGGCTTCGACGCGCTCTACGTCTCGCAGAGTGTGCTCCTGCAGCGCGAGCCGTTCGTGCTGCGCATGCAGGCGCTGGGCCGGCCGGTCAGCTCGATGCTGCGCGAGTTCCTGCGCCGCTGGCCGGGGCCGGTCTGCGGCATCACCGGCTCAAGCGGTAAGACGACGACGACCTCGCTGGTCGCATCCGCCTTCAGCGCCGCGGGCCGGCCGCACATTTTGGGCGGCAACATCGGCGCGGGGCTTCTGGCGCAGCTCGACGCGGGCACGCCCGAGAGCTGGGCGGTGCTGGAGATCAGCCATACGCAACTGCAGCTCTTGGAGCACGGGCCGGAGGTGGCCGCGATCACCAACGTCACGCCGAACCACCTCGACCAGTTCCGCTGGGAGGAGTACGTGGCGCTGAAGCGCCAGTTGGTGCAAAACCAGCCGGCGAACGCTTGCGCGATCCTCAATGCGAGCGATACAGTATCGCTAACTTTCCGTAATGAAATCGCAGGTCGCTGCGTCTGGTTCAATGCGCCGATGGCCGCTGACGACTGCTTCTACCTGGACGGCGAGACGCTGATCGCGCGGCGCGGCGGGCGCGACACGGCCTTTCTGGGCCGCGCCGAGGTCCCGCTGCGCGGGGCGCACAACGTCGAGAACGTACTCTGCGCCGCGGCCACAGCCACGGCCTGCGGCATCCCGCTGGAGACGGTCGCGGCTGCCGTGCGGCGCTTCCAGCCCGTCGCGCACCGGCTGGAAGTCGCGGGCAGCGCGGGCGGCGTCACCTACGTGAACGACAGCATCGCCACCTCGCCGGAGCGCACGCTGGCCGGCATGCGGTCGTTCGACGGGCCGCTGATCCTGCTGCTCGGCGGGCGCGACAAGAACCTGCCCCTGCAAGAGCTGGTGCGTGAGGCGAACGCACGGGCGCGGGCCGTGATCCTCTTCGGCGAGGCGGCGCGGCTGCTGGCGAACGCCTTCGCCGAGCATTCGGACGAAGGGCCGCGCACCGCCGTCGTGCGGGTTACCACGTTAGCGGAGGCCGTGGCGGCGGCGCAGCGGCGGGCGCTGCCCGGCGACGTAGTGCTGCTCTCGCCCGCCTGCACCAGCTTCGATGCCTATCCCAACTTCGAGCGGCGCGGCGAGGAGTTCCGCCGCCTCGCCGGCGCGCTGGCCGGCCAGACCGTGCAGAAGGACGGTGCGCCATCGCCGCGCTGAGAACCGCCGCGCGCCTCAAGCCGGGCCGGCCCGACTACGTGCTGCTGGCGCTGGTGCTGGCACTCACCGGCGTGGGGCTGCTGGCCGTCTACAGCGCCAGCTTCGCCGTGGGCTGGAACGACTTCGGCAACCCCAACTATTTCATCCTGCGCCAGGCGTTGAGCGCGGCCGCCGGGCTGGGGCTGCTGGCCCTCTTCG
The DNA window shown above is from Dehalococcoidia bacterium and carries:
- a CDS encoding penicillin-binding protein 2, yielding MATISRRAHAQPAPWRAAAVALALLLAGGGLVARLVFLQIVQHKGYSSEAAGEHLDQTTVPAHRGAILDANGFPLAVSIATYDIGVDRHIWQDAAAAQRGAQALAPLLNRTPEQILSLLGDATTGPATIAQDVDYDTGRRIAALGLPGVLAQPREKRVNPEGDLASPLLGFVGRDGGGLTGLELDENSLLTGLPGSSEYERDALGNPIAAGVRKSVAPQPGSDVELTIDRNIQQMCEQELKAGIDKTHATGGTCIVMDPNTGAILAMDDEPSFKLSTLDLSADPQGEGFKDGAVTDIYEPGSVFKLFTMSAGIDSGKVNPNTTYIDTCQVVVSQRIFHNWDYSCNGPTTMTTVLVRSLNLGTLWLTTKVLGPDLFYQYVRAFGFGEPTGSGLSGDASGIVRSNADTAWSLADLASNSFGQGISVSALQMITGVAAIVNGGNLMQPYVVKDVRSNGTTRVTQPTVRRRVISSESAATIRDMMKLVLQANTFAPVPGYTAGGKSGTAYVPTVKTKTSAGDAYAQEVTIPSYIGFAPFDHPRVLIYVKLDNLKSADFGGVLTAPMFSHLASEILTYLDVPPDRPLPAATETNAAGR
- the mraY gene encoding phospho-N-acetylmuramoyl-pentapeptide-transferase; translation: MTRALVSGVVALIIAILLGGPVVRQLEARKLGKAISEYLPSSHQIKAGVPTMGGLIIFLTVLLVTVPFNLAGRWSILLPFAMIGATGLIGFVDDLGSLQGRARAGLSWRLKFGLVALLALVAGFVLYFPLKVHRVAVPYYGHLDLGWGIVPLAVLIIVLTTSAVAVTDGLDMLAGGTSVFAFAAYGIVAAVQGQPFLGAFCFTVVGATLGFIYHNAYPARVIMGDTGALALGSSLAVVALMTEQWLVLPIIGVVFVVEAASDVLQIGYFKYSHGKRILRKAPLHHHFEMGGWSEVQVVIRFWLAGIAGAMIGVALAIKVS
- the murD gene encoding UDP-N-acetylmuramoyl-L-alanine--D-glutamate ligase codes for the protein MNDGELQGRPVAVLGAGIEGRDLARFLSARGARVTVFDTRQAPAIAGAVIELDALGAETRLGPIDAAAADGFDALYVSQSVLLQREPFVLRMQALGRPVSSMLREFLRRWPGPVCGITGSSGKTTTTSLVASAFSAAGRPHILGGNIGAGLLAQLDAGTPESWAVLEISHTQLQLLEHGPEVAAITNVTPNHLDQFRWEEYVALKRQLVQNQPANACAILNASDTVSLTFRNEIAGRCVWFNAPMAADDCFYLDGETLIARRGGRDTAFLGRAEVPLRGAHNVENVLCAAATATACGIPLETVAAAVRRFQPVAHRLEVAGSAGGVTYVNDSIATSPERTLAGMRSFDGPLILLLGGRDKNLPLQELVREANARARAVILFGEAARLLANAFAEHSDEGPRTAVVRVTTLAEAVAAAQRRALPGDVVLLSPACTSFDAYPNFERRGEEFRRLAGALAGQTVQKDGAPSPR